In the Bordetella genomosp. 10 genome, one interval contains:
- a CDS encoding LysR family transcriptional regulator translates to MELRHLKYFVAVATELHFTRAAERLGIGQPPLSQQIRQLEQEVGAQLFVRDRRGVALTEAGQAFLIEARLVLEGAERAKESARRIASGELGALSMGFTVSASIHPFVPRVIRTFRGRYPGVDVSLVENSTLGLMQRVHQGSVDLAFVRAPTADLPGVRVETLLSEPMLAVVPATHELASRKAIDLRELAAEMFLFYPRKVGVGLYNAVVQACEAAGFTPAEGIEVPQLTSVVTFVAAGMGVSVIPATMSQLQAEGVRYLPLKGQVPIANLAIAYRPKAPSSALQFAIELTRESARDSPYAIHTV, encoded by the coding sequence ATGGAACTGCGCCACCTCAAGTATTTCGTCGCCGTCGCGACCGAGCTGCATTTCACGCGCGCGGCGGAGCGGCTGGGCATCGGGCAGCCGCCGCTGAGCCAGCAGATACGGCAGTTGGAGCAGGAGGTCGGCGCGCAACTGTTCGTGCGCGATCGGCGGGGCGTGGCGTTGACCGAAGCCGGCCAAGCGTTCCTGATCGAGGCCAGGCTGGTGCTGGAAGGGGCGGAGCGCGCCAAGGAATCCGCGCGACGTATCGCCAGTGGCGAACTGGGCGCCCTGTCCATGGGGTTCACGGTATCGGCCAGCATCCACCCTTTCGTGCCGCGGGTGATCCGTACCTTCCGCGGGCGTTATCCAGGCGTGGATGTGTCCTTGGTGGAGAACTCCACCTTGGGACTCATGCAGCGTGTACACCAGGGCTCGGTCGACCTTGCGTTCGTGCGCGCGCCGACCGCCGACCTGCCTGGCGTGCGGGTCGAAACCTTGTTGTCCGAGCCCATGCTCGCGGTGGTCCCCGCCACGCATGAGTTGGCGAGCCGCAAGGCGATCGACCTGCGCGAGCTGGCCGCCGAGATGTTTCTCTTCTATCCGCGCAAGGTAGGCGTCGGCCTGTACAACGCCGTGGTGCAGGCGTGCGAAGCCGCCGGCTTCACCCCGGCCGAGGGCATCGAAGTGCCTCAGTTGACGTCCGTCGTGACGTTCGTGGCGGCCGGCATGGGCGTATCGGTGATCCCGGCCACCATGAGCCAGCTTCAAGCCGAAGGAGTGCGCTATCTGCCGCTGAAGGGGCAGGTGCCGATCGCCAACCTGGCCATCGCTTACCGCCCCAAGGCGCCGTCCAGCGCCCTGCAATTCGCCATCGAGCTGACCCGCGAGAGCGCCCGGGACAGCCCCTATGCGATTCACACGGTGTAA
- a CDS encoding alpha/beta fold hydrolase, producing the protein MPILQRDNGPSLHYTVTDFTDPWTNAPYLFLQHGYGRRGQFWYQWVPLLSRHFKVVCPDMRGMGLSSADFDLKTGYTLETLSDDVIAIADDLGADTFHYCGESIGGLTGLAVAGRYPDRVRTLINVSGPVFISDGARKGYALGEASWAEAIRVLGPRTWLDRTNASTRFPPDFSPGFLRWYTDTCEKSGTEVLACLAQFALDADARPYLPKIAAPVLCLYPQKGAIANDEQQNALKTLVKDLDLRQVGTTFHMIQHIVPEECVELVLAHIAKHSPAAA; encoded by the coding sequence ATGCCCATCCTGCAGCGTGACAACGGCCCCAGCCTGCACTACACGGTCACCGATTTCACCGATCCCTGGACCAATGCCCCCTACCTGTTCCTGCAACACGGCTATGGCCGTCGCGGCCAGTTCTGGTATCAGTGGGTGCCGCTGCTCAGCCGCCATTTCAAGGTCGTCTGCCCCGACATGCGCGGCATGGGCCTATCGTCGGCCGACTTCGACCTGAAGACGGGCTATACGCTGGAAACGCTCAGCGACGACGTGATCGCGATCGCGGACGACCTGGGCGCGGACACCTTCCACTACTGCGGCGAATCGATCGGCGGACTGACTGGCCTGGCCGTCGCCGGCCGCTACCCCGACCGCGTGCGCACGCTGATCAACGTATCCGGCCCCGTGTTCATTTCCGACGGCGCCCGCAAGGGTTACGCCCTGGGCGAAGCATCGTGGGCGGAAGCGATCCGCGTGCTGGGCCCGCGCACCTGGCTGGACCGGACCAACGCCAGCACCCGTTTCCCGCCTGATTTCTCGCCCGGCTTCCTGCGCTGGTACACCGATACCTGCGAGAAATCCGGCACCGAAGTGCTGGCTTGCCTGGCGCAGTTCGCGCTGGACGCGGACGCCCGCCCCTACCTGCCCAAGATCGCCGCGCCCGTTCTGTGCCTGTATCCGCAGAAGGGGGCGATCGCCAACGATGAACAGCAGAATGCCTTGAAGACGCTGGTGAAGGATCTCGACCTGCGCCAGGTCGGCACCACGTTCCACATGATCCAGCACATCGTGCCGGAAGAGTGCGTGGAACTGGTGTTGGCGCATATCGCCAAGCACAGCCCTGCCGCGGCCTGA
- a CDS encoding Bug family tripartite tricarboxylate transporter substrate binding protein, translated as MRTFKPAVIATALAIACASPALAANTPITMYVPFSAGGSTDILARVIAKDIGEALDTSVVVENKPGAEGFIAARQLKAAKPDGNTLMLVTTSVYAINQAIFTQVPYDSGKDFVTVDVMASSPNVFLAPANSKYNSIKDLVDAARAKPDGVFYGTGATMHLLNSKWLEALSNTKMAGVNYKGSAAVYPDLISGRVDFMVDQPLSSMSFIQSKQLKVLAVTSKQRWPQMPDVPTVAEQGYPSFSTTSWWALIAPAGTPPETVKKLHDAVRKGLAKQDTQEKIKQIGADINQMSLEEAQAYTASELQKWKSIADSAHVKLSN; from the coding sequence ATGCGCACCTTCAAACCGGCCGTCATCGCGACGGCGCTTGCGATCGCCTGCGCCAGCCCCGCGCTGGCAGCGAACACCCCCATCACCATGTACGTGCCGTTCTCGGCCGGCGGCTCCACCGACATCCTGGCGCGCGTGATCGCCAAGGACATCGGCGAAGCGCTGGATACGTCGGTGGTCGTGGAGAACAAGCCCGGCGCCGAAGGCTTCATCGCCGCCCGCCAGCTCAAGGCCGCCAAGCCCGACGGCAATACCCTGATGCTCGTGACCACCAGCGTCTACGCCATCAACCAGGCCATCTTCACGCAAGTGCCTTACGACTCGGGCAAGGACTTCGTGACCGTGGACGTCATGGCCTCTTCCCCCAACGTCTTCCTGGCGCCCGCCAACTCCAAGTACAACTCCATCAAGGACCTGGTCGACGCCGCTCGCGCCAAGCCCGACGGCGTGTTCTACGGCACGGGCGCCACGATGCACCTGCTGAATTCCAAGTGGCTGGAAGCCCTGTCCAACACCAAGATGGCCGGCGTCAACTACAAGGGCAGCGCCGCCGTCTATCCCGACCTGATCTCCGGCCGCGTCGACTTCATGGTCGACCAGCCCCTGTCGTCGATGTCCTTCATCCAGAGCAAGCAACTGAAGGTGCTGGCCGTGACGTCCAAGCAGCGCTGGCCGCAGATGCCCGACGTGCCCACGGTTGCGGAACAAGGTTATCCCAGCTTCTCCACCACGTCGTGGTGGGCCTTGATCGCGCCGGCCGGCACGCCGCCCGAAACGGTGAAGAAGCTGCACGACGCCGTCCGTAAAGGCCTGGCCAAGCAGGACACGCAAGAGAAGATCAAGCAGATCGGCGCCGACATCAACCAGATGTCTCTGGAAGAAGCGCAAGCCTACACGGCGAGCGAGTTGCAGAAATGGAAATCGATCGCCGACTCCGCCCACGTCAAGTTGAGCAATTAG
- a CDS encoding hydroxypyruvate isomerase family protein — MLKLSANISLLFGELPFLARFGAAARAGFAAVEAMYPYDQRVEDMARELRAHDLTQSVINLPPGNAAAAEKGLAALPGRERDFEASLELGLEYAQGLGCERVHLLTGNLPAGMALQDVRGLLVRNIERAVRFFEPHGIVVLLEPLSLQMLPRYSLPRVEDAIALIEDIGSPSLRLQLDLYHTQMEQGNLAALIERYEAHIDYIQVAGVPGRHEPTVGEINYAYLLDLLTRRGFQGWVGCEYVPKGSTVDGLLWARDWGLLPQR, encoded by the coding sequence GTGCTGAAGCTATCCGCCAATATTTCGCTGCTGTTCGGCGAACTGCCGTTTCTTGCGCGCTTCGGCGCCGCCGCCCGGGCCGGCTTCGCCGCCGTCGAAGCCATGTATCCCTATGACCAGCGCGTCGAAGACATGGCGCGCGAACTGCGGGCCCATGACCTGACGCAGTCGGTGATCAATCTGCCGCCCGGCAATGCCGCGGCGGCGGAGAAAGGCCTGGCCGCGCTGCCGGGCCGGGAGCGCGATTTCGAAGCGTCCCTGGAACTCGGACTGGAATACGCCCAGGGCCTGGGCTGCGAGCGGGTTCACCTGCTCACCGGCAACCTGCCGGCAGGCATGGCCTTGCAGGACGTGCGCGGCCTGCTCGTCCGCAACATCGAACGGGCCGTCAGGTTCTTCGAGCCGCACGGCATCGTCGTGCTGCTCGAACCCTTGAGCCTGCAGATGCTGCCGCGCTATTCGCTACCTCGCGTGGAAGACGCGATTGCCTTGATCGAGGACATCGGTTCACCTTCGCTGCGGCTGCAATTGGACCTGTATCACACGCAGATGGAACAGGGCAATCTGGCGGCGCTGATCGAACGGTACGAAGCGCATATCGACTACATCCAAGTGGCCGGCGTGCCGGGACGCCACGAACCCACCGTCGGTGAAATCAACTATGCCTATCTGCTGGACCTGCTGACGCGGCGCGGCTTCCAGGGGTGGGTGGGCTGTGAATACGTTCCGAAGGGGAGCACCGTGGACGGCTTGCTCTGGGCGCGCGACTGGGGCTTGTTGCCGCAACGTTGA
- a CDS encoding L-talarate/galactarate dehydratase yields the protein MKAVESNIVSYAKADANARTAAESGDRIAWIKVSLIYLPLATPVSDAKVLTGRQKPLTEIAFIFAEIRTRDGHEGIGFGYSKRAGGPGMYAHAKEIAPNLLGEDPSDISRLFTKLLWAGASMGRSGLTTQAIAPFDIALWDMKAKRAGLPLAKLLGAHRDSVQCYNTSGGYLHTPLDQVLKNVQISRESGIGGIKLKVGQPDLAIDIQRVGEVRKLLGRDFPLMVDANQQWDRQKATRACRAFEDFDLTWIEEPLDAYDFEGHAQLAQRFDTAIATGEMLTSAGEHAQLIMAEGSDFIQPDAPRVGGITPFLEIMALGAFKGRKLAPHFAMEIHLHLAAAYPIEPWLEHFEWLGPMFNEQMQLKDGRMYVSDRPGLGFTLSEQAISWRADAEAFGKKP from the coding sequence ATGAAAGCCGTCGAATCCAACATCGTGTCCTATGCCAAGGCGGACGCCAATGCGCGCACCGCGGCCGAGAGCGGCGATCGCATCGCGTGGATCAAGGTGTCGCTGATCTATCTGCCCCTGGCCACGCCCGTGAGCGACGCCAAGGTGCTCACCGGACGCCAGAAGCCGTTGACGGAGATCGCCTTCATCTTCGCCGAGATCCGCACGCGGGACGGGCATGAGGGCATCGGCTTCGGCTACTCGAAGCGCGCGGGCGGGCCGGGCATGTACGCGCATGCGAAGGAGATCGCGCCCAACCTGCTGGGCGAGGATCCCAGCGACATCTCGCGCCTGTTCACCAAGCTGCTGTGGGCCGGCGCTTCCATGGGCCGCAGCGGGCTGACCACGCAGGCGATCGCGCCGTTCGACATCGCATTGTGGGATATGAAGGCCAAGCGCGCCGGCCTGCCGCTGGCCAAGCTGCTGGGCGCCCATCGCGATTCCGTGCAGTGCTACAACACCTCGGGCGGCTATCTGCATACGCCGCTGGACCAGGTGCTGAAGAACGTGCAGATCTCGCGCGAAAGCGGCATCGGCGGCATCAAGCTCAAGGTGGGCCAGCCGGACCTGGCCATCGACATCCAGCGGGTGGGCGAAGTGCGCAAGCTGCTGGGCCGCGATTTCCCCTTGATGGTCGACGCGAACCAGCAATGGGACCGGCAGAAGGCGACCCGCGCCTGCCGTGCCTTCGAGGACTTCGACCTCACCTGGATCGAGGAACCGCTCGACGCCTACGATTTCGAGGGCCACGCCCAGCTCGCGCAGCGCTTCGATACCGCCATCGCCACCGGCGAGATGCTGACCAGCGCGGGCGAGCACGCGCAGCTCATCATGGCCGAGGGCAGCGATTTCATCCAGCCGGACGCGCCGCGCGTCGGCGGCATCACGCCCTTCCTCGAAATCATGGCGCTGGGCGCGTTTAAGGGCCGCAAGCTGGCGCCGCACTTCGCCATGGAGATCCACCTGCATCTCGCCGCGGCCTATCCCATCGAGCCCTGGCTGGAGCATTTCGAATGGCTGGGCCCGATGTTCAACGAGCAGATGCAGTTGAAGGACGGCCGCATGTATGTGTCGGACCGCCCGGGCCTGGGCTTCACGTTGAGCGAGCAGGCGATCTCGTGGCGCGCCGATGCCGAAGCGTTCGGCAAGAAGCCCTAG
- a CDS encoding Bug family tripartite tricarboxylate transporter substrate binding protein gives MKRRYRLLAFGLCASLLGLANSAAAQDDYPSHAVKIIVPFPAGGTSDLMGRLIAEVLGRQLKQPFVVENKGGAGGAIGSDQVARSAPDGYTLLLSGIGSNAIIHAFKPAPPYDSNKDFVHISQLAAGPNVLVVNPSFPAKTFKEFIAWVKAHPGKFDYGQVNASSGHLTTEYLKQVAGLDMVGIPYKGGAPALTDVLSGQINGMFTNQDAALPHVKSGNLRALAVTSAERNPLYPDVPTVAESGYPGFTAVSWTGLSAPKGTPDAVVKKLETAMVRGFADPAAKAKLEATGFVVVAQGSVPYTKFVQSEIARWEDVVRKSGIQLGN, from the coding sequence ATGAAACGACGATACCGACTACTCGCGTTCGGCCTGTGCGCGAGTCTCCTGGGGTTGGCCAACAGCGCCGCGGCACAGGACGATTATCCTTCGCACGCCGTGAAAATCATCGTGCCCTTTCCTGCCGGCGGCACCAGCGACCTGATGGGGCGCTTGATCGCCGAGGTGCTCGGGCGACAATTGAAGCAGCCTTTCGTGGTGGAAAACAAGGGTGGGGCGGGCGGCGCAATCGGGTCCGACCAGGTGGCGCGTTCCGCGCCGGACGGCTACACGTTGCTGTTGTCCGGCATAGGCAGCAACGCCATCATCCACGCGTTCAAGCCGGCGCCGCCTTACGACTCCAACAAGGATTTCGTTCATATCTCGCAGTTGGCGGCGGGGCCTAACGTGCTCGTCGTGAATCCTTCCTTCCCGGCCAAGACCTTCAAGGAGTTCATTGCCTGGGTCAAGGCGCATCCCGGCAAGTTCGACTATGGTCAGGTGAACGCATCGTCGGGACACCTGACGACGGAATATCTGAAGCAGGTGGCCGGACTCGACATGGTGGGCATTCCCTACAAGGGCGGCGCGCCGGCGCTGACGGATGTGCTGTCCGGCCAGATCAACGGCATGTTCACGAACCAGGACGCCGCGCTGCCTCACGTCAAGTCGGGAAACCTGCGCGCCCTGGCCGTTACCAGCGCCGAGCGCAACCCGCTGTACCCGGACGTTCCGACGGTCGCCGAGTCGGGCTATCCGGGATTTACCGCCGTGTCGTGGACAGGGCTGTCGGCGCCCAAGGGAACCCCCGACGCCGTCGTGAAGAAGCTGGAAACGGCAATGGTGCGCGGCTTTGCCGATCCCGCGGCCAAGGCGAAGCTGGAAGCCACCGGTTTCGTCGTGGTGGCGCAAGGTTCCGTGCCCTATACCAAATTCGTCCAATCGGAGATCGCTCGCTGGGAAGACGTGGTGCGAAAGTCGGGTATCCAGCTCGGTAATTGA
- a CDS encoding LacI family DNA-binding transcriptional regulator — protein sequence MKNPPARVQMADVARAAGVARVTVSRVISAPATVAPKTRAAVEAAIARLGFVPNLNAGTLASRRSNIVGALVPTLSNSWFADTMDGLAATLSNAGYQLLLGQTRYDEEEARRLVSAFIGRRVDAIVLTGTRHGSAIETMLARAGIPVIECWDLTDTPIDTVVGFSNTDAGAAVARHLVARGCRNLGFIGADEDRSNQRLQGFRETALALSGKDVAVHRVAPPSSIDDGARGAALLMSRQPRLDGVFCSNDTLALGALLAARREGWPVPARMAVVGFSDLPVAAASVPALTTVRIDSRALGVRVGELLAQRLRGAVPDDKRIHDLGFSLIVRESA from the coding sequence ATGAAGAACCCGCCCGCCCGTGTGCAAATGGCGGACGTCGCCCGCGCCGCGGGCGTGGCCCGGGTGACCGTCTCCCGCGTCATAAGCGCGCCCGCCACCGTGGCGCCGAAAACCCGCGCGGCGGTCGAAGCCGCCATCGCCAGGCTGGGCTTCGTGCCCAACCTGAATGCGGGCACATTGGCATCGCGGCGCTCCAATATCGTGGGCGCCCTGGTTCCGACGTTGTCCAACTCGTGGTTCGCCGACACCATGGACGGTTTGGCCGCCACGCTCTCGAACGCCGGATATCAATTGCTGCTGGGCCAGACCCGCTACGACGAAGAAGAAGCGCGGCGATTGGTAAGCGCATTCATCGGCCGCCGCGTGGATGCCATCGTGCTGACGGGCACACGCCATGGTTCCGCCATCGAGACGATGCTCGCGCGCGCCGGCATTCCGGTTATCGAATGCTGGGACCTGACCGATACGCCGATAGACACGGTGGTCGGCTTTTCCAACACGGACGCGGGCGCGGCGGTGGCGCGCCATCTCGTTGCCCGGGGTTGCCGCAACCTGGGTTTCATCGGCGCCGACGAGGACCGCTCGAACCAGCGCCTGCAAGGTTTCCGGGAAACGGCACTGGCGCTGTCGGGCAAGGATGTCGCCGTTCATCGCGTCGCCCCGCCGTCCAGCATCGATGACGGCGCGCGCGGCGCCGCCCTCCTGATGTCGCGCCAGCCGCGACTGGATGGCGTCTTTTGCAGCAACGACACGCTGGCATTGGGCGCGCTGCTCGCCGCCCGGCGCGAGGGCTGGCCTGTGCCGGCGCGCATGGCCGTGGTGGGGTTCTCGGACTTGCCGGTGGCCGCGGCCAGCGTGCCCGCGCTGACGACGGTGCGTATCGACTCGCGCGCCCTGGGCGTACGCGTCGGCGAACTGCTCGCGCAGCGGCTGCGCGGCGCGGTGCCCGATGACAAGCGTATCCACGATTTGGGATTCTCGCTCATCGTCCGCGAGAGCGCGTGA
- the araD gene encoding L-arabinonate dehydratase produces MTRLLKLRSQRWLANDDFRSFNHRSRFMQMGYDRGDWDGKPIVAIMNSWSEFNPCHMHFRQRVDDVKRGVLQMGGFPLEMPTLSLNDAIVKPSALLYRNMMAMEVEEMIRCYPVDAVVLMGGCDKTTPAMLLGAISADLPTIFLPAGPMLRGNSQGQTLGSGSDAFKFWDERRAGRITETQWEGIVSGIARGPGTCMTMGTASTMTGIAEALGMALPGASSIPAVDAGHQRMSTQAGRRIVQMVHDDLRPSAILTRDAFLNAIVVAMAMGCSTNAIIHVIALARRAGLKDVGLDDFDRISRDVPVIANIRPNGDSRYLMEDFYYAGGLPALMTRLTRHLRLDAMTVSGQSLGRNIEDAKVHDDDVIRTPERPVYREGSLAVLRGNLAPGGCVIKPGAMSEKFLRHRGPAMVFDDYPSLKKMIDDPEADVTEDHVIILRNAGPKGGPGMPEWGMIPLPLKLVRQGVRDMLRISDARMSGTSYGACVLHVAPEAYVGGTLALARTGDMVAVDVPSRTIHLDVDESELARRRARWSPPPARYARGYGRMFIEHILQADDGCDMDFLLTQAGESAGEPDIF; encoded by the coding sequence ATGACCAGGCTGCTCAAGCTGCGCAGCCAGCGCTGGCTGGCTAACGACGATTTTCGTTCTTTCAATCACCGTAGCCGTTTCATGCAGATGGGTTACGACCGCGGCGATTGGGACGGCAAGCCCATCGTCGCGATCATGAATAGCTGGTCGGAGTTCAACCCCTGCCATATGCATTTCCGCCAGCGGGTCGACGACGTCAAGCGCGGCGTGCTGCAGATGGGGGGATTCCCACTCGAAATGCCGACACTGTCCTTGAACGACGCCATCGTCAAGCCGTCCGCCCTGCTTTATCGCAACATGATGGCGATGGAAGTCGAGGAGATGATCCGCTGCTATCCGGTCGACGCCGTGGTCTTGATGGGCGGTTGCGACAAGACCACGCCCGCCATGCTGCTGGGGGCGATCAGCGCGGATCTGCCGACGATATTCCTGCCGGCCGGTCCCATGTTGCGCGGCAATTCGCAAGGGCAGACGCTGGGATCCGGATCCGACGCGTTCAAGTTCTGGGATGAGCGGCGCGCCGGCAGGATTACCGAGACGCAGTGGGAAGGCATCGTCAGCGGCATCGCGCGGGGACCGGGAACCTGCATGACGATGGGCACGGCCAGCACCATGACCGGCATCGCCGAGGCGCTGGGCATGGCGCTGCCCGGCGCCTCGAGCATACCCGCGGTGGACGCGGGCCATCAGCGCATGTCGACGCAGGCGGGGCGGCGCATCGTGCAAATGGTGCACGATGACCTGCGGCCGTCGGCCATCCTGACCCGCGACGCCTTCCTCAACGCCATCGTCGTCGCCATGGCCATGGGATGCTCCACCAACGCCATCATCCACGTCATCGCATTGGCGCGGCGGGCGGGCCTGAAGGACGTCGGGCTGGATGACTTCGATCGCATCAGCCGCGATGTGCCGGTCATCGCCAACATTCGTCCCAACGGCGATAGCCGGTATTTGATGGAGGACTTCTACTATGCGGGCGGCCTGCCTGCGTTGATGACGCGCCTGACGCGGCATCTGCGCCTGGACGCCATGACGGTAAGCGGCCAGTCGCTGGGTAGGAATATCGAAGATGCCAAGGTCCATGACGACGACGTGATACGCACGCCGGAACGACCCGTCTACCGCGAAGGCTCGCTGGCCGTGCTGCGGGGCAACCTGGCGCCGGGGGGATGCGTCATCAAGCCCGGCGCGATGAGCGAAAAATTCCTGCGCCATCGAGGGCCGGCCATGGTCTTCGACGATTATCCCAGCCTCAAGAAGATGATCGACGATCCGGAGGCCGACGTCACCGAAGACCACGTCATCATCCTGCGCAACGCGGGCCCGAAGGGCGGCCCCGGCATGCCGGAATGGGGCATGATTCCCTTGCCCCTGAAACTGGTGCGGCAGGGTGTGCGCGACATGCTGCGCATCAGCGATGCGCGCATGAGCGGCACCAGCTATGGCGCCTGCGTGCTGCACGTGGCGCCCGAGGCCTATGTGGGCGGTACGCTGGCCTTGGCGCGGACCGGCGACATGGTGGCGGTGGACGTGCCCTCGCGCACGATACATCTCGACGTCGATGAGTCGGAGCTGGCGCGTCGGCGGGCGCGATGGTCGCCGCCGCCGGCGCGTTACGCGCGCGGCTACGGCAGGATGTTCATCGAACATATCCTGCAGGCCGACGACGGTTGCGATATGGATTTCCTGTTGACCCAGGCCGGCGAAAGCGCCGGCGAGCCGGATATTTTCTGA
- a CDS encoding mannonate dehydratase: MYISEQLLNPDERRLRLSAQLGVEHVVLDNRGTELVSAQGGVSEWDAGKLAAYRRWVESHGMKLDVFALDVGSILLDSLVDLEGARRQRDTLARNIQRAAEAGITCLKYNVQMVGITRTALKPGRGGARNSGFVHADYSPEDDRRHSYWGVGYPSNQEEGGSASAMLCGQKMARAVPPVSVQAGWDAIEFLVEGLVTAADRAGVRLACHPHDPAYPVGGLNGIEHVVGSVDGLRRFLALSPSRNHGLNFCQGTVAEMFERPGRHMTAVIEEFARTGRIFMVHFRNIRGGYLDFEEVFPDEGDVDMYEAVKAYQRGGYAGPLCPDHVPVSDIDAGRERFMSFALGYTRGLLQAAGAWSTPAG, from the coding sequence ATGTACATCAGCGAGCAACTTCTCAACCCCGATGAGCGCCGTTTGCGCCTTTCCGCGCAGTTGGGGGTAGAGCATGTCGTGCTCGACAACCGGGGGACCGAGCTCGTTTCTGCGCAGGGCGGCGTCAGCGAGTGGGATGCCGGCAAACTGGCCGCCTATCGCAGATGGGTGGAGAGCCATGGGATGAAACTGGACGTCTTCGCATTGGATGTCGGCTCCATCCTGCTGGATTCGCTGGTCGACCTGGAAGGGGCAAGGCGACAGCGCGACACGCTGGCGAGGAATATCCAGCGAGCGGCCGAGGCCGGCATTACCTGCCTGAAATACAACGTGCAGATGGTGGGCATTACTCGCACGGCTCTGAAGCCGGGGCGGGGAGGCGCGCGGAATTCGGGATTCGTCCATGCCGACTATTCACCGGAAGACGACCGCAGGCATTCCTACTGGGGGGTGGGCTACCCCAGCAACCAGGAAGAGGGCGGTTCGGCCTCGGCCATGCTCTGCGGCCAGAAGATGGCGCGCGCGGTGCCTCCCGTCAGCGTGCAGGCGGGATGGGACGCCATCGAATTCCTCGTCGAGGGCCTGGTGACGGCCGCGGACCGGGCCGGCGTGCGCCTGGCCTGCCATCCTCATGACCCGGCCTACCCCGTGGGCGGGCTCAATGGCATCGAGCATGTCGTGGGCTCCGTGGACGGCCTGCGCCGCTTCCTCGCGCTCTCGCCTAGCAGAAACCATGGCCTGAATTTCTGCCAGGGGACGGTCGCCGAGATGTTCGAGCGTCCGGGCAGGCATATGACCGCGGTGATCGAGGAGTTCGCCAGGACAGGCCGCATTTTCATGGTCCATTTCAGGAATATCCGCGGCGGCTATCTGGACTTCGAGGAAGTCTTTCCGGACGAGGGCGACGTCGATATGTACGAGGCCGTCAAAGCCTACCAGCGCGGCGGCTATGCCGGACCGCTGTGTCCAGACCATGTGCCCGTTTCCGATATCGACGCGGGACGCGAACGCTTCATGTCGTTCGCGCTCGGCTATACCCGCGGCCTGCTGCAGGCCGCCGGCGCATGGTCGACGCCCGCGGGCTGA
- the dnaQ gene encoding DNA polymerase III subunit epsilon gives MRQIIFDTETTGLDPAQGHRIVEIGCVEILNRTVTGRNMHVYLNPDRDSDPEALAVHGLTTEFLSDKPRFAEIADELMEFMRGAEIIIHNAAFDTKFVNAEMARLGKPAMAEYCAKITDSLMEARQRRPGKRNSLDALCDFYGISNAHRTLHGALLDAQLLGEVWLAMTRGQDALLIEVEDDGSGSQSGGEILPRFDASGLPVLTASPEEMAEHQEYLLVLDKSAGGACVWRTYEPLPPAAEAAP, from the coding sequence ATGCGCCAGATCATTTTCGATACTGAAACCACCGGACTGGATCCCGCCCAGGGCCATCGCATCGTCGAAATCGGTTGTGTCGAAATCCTCAACCGCACGGTCACGGGCCGCAACATGCACGTGTACCTGAACCCGGACCGCGACAGCGATCCCGAGGCGCTGGCGGTGCACGGCCTGACCACGGAGTTCCTGTCGGACAAGCCGCGCTTCGCGGAAATCGCCGATGAATTGATGGAATTCATGCGGGGCGCCGAGATCATCATTCACAACGCGGCGTTCGACACCAAGTTCGTCAATGCGGAAATGGCCCGCCTGGGCAAGCCCGCCATGGCGGAGTATTGCGCCAAGATCACCGACTCGCTGATGGAGGCGCGCCAGCGCCGTCCGGGCAAGCGCAACTCGCTGGATGCGCTGTGCGACTTCTACGGCATCTCCAACGCCCACCGGACCCTGCACGGCGCCTTGCTCGACGCGCAATTGCTGGGCGAAGTCTGGCTGGCGATGACGCGCGGCCAGGACGCCTTGCTGATCGAAGTGGAAGACGACGGCAGCGGGTCCCAGTCGGGCGGCGAGATCCTGCCCCGCTTCGACGCCTCCGGCTTGCCGGTGCTGACCGCGAGCCCCGAGGAAATGGCCGAGCACCAGGAATATCTGCTGGTGCTGGACAAGTCGGCGGGCGGCGCCTGCGTCTGGCGCACCTACGAACCGCTGCCCCCGGCCGCGGAAGCGGCGCCCTGA